Proteins encoded in a region of the Mercenaria mercenaria strain notata chromosome 1, MADL_Memer_1, whole genome shotgun sequence genome:
- the LOC128555126 gene encoding uncharacterized protein LOC128555126 — protein MGNYGSRRKGRRLKCRYSRSEDELSDDKDIPTEYFGGITPDSYDKLLAWMVEMAENDEADLSSPAFVEHFTTVCAEKDKQSATELAPSIRSIPPIRQNSFEVPVRQHSLDSSDSSQHSRSSKSREDKLHSKPRFRRAMLSRQSTFDYSDDSDAPHDGIGDCSFDSDIDLSSNTCLISSIGETSFTKHVRPPLRKNQSCTTYQNYNASIADLLNADSRKKSKSLMTMRKMFSETKNVEEITPIIEETVVKVLDNDMLDRNMADILYSVEALWPKAPNDFIREQKG, from the coding sequence ATGACAAAGACATTCCAACGGAATATTTTGGGGGGATCACGCCGGACTCTTACGATAAGCTGTTGGCTTGGATGGTGGAAATGGCTGAAAATGATGAAGCTGACTTAAGTTCACCGGCATTTGTTGAACATTTTACTACAGTTTGTGCAGAAAAAGATAAACAAAGTGCAACTGAGTTAGCTCCATCCATTCGCTCGATTCCGCCAATACGCCAGAATTCATTCGAAGTTCCAGTTCGCCAACATTCGTTGGATTCTAGTGACAGTTCTCAGCATAGTAGATCATCTAAATCTAGAGAAGATAAGCTGCATTCTAAACCCAGATTCAGACGGGCAATGCTCAGTCGGCAAAGTACATTTGATTATTCCGACGACAGTGACGCTCCGCATGACGGTATCGGTGATTGCAGTTTTGACAGTGATATTGATTTGAGTTCTAATACATGTTTGATAAGCAGTATAGGCGAGACATCTTTTACGAAACATGTAAGACCTCCCTTGCGCAAAAATCAAAGTTgtacaacataccaaaattacaaCGCAAGTATTGCAGACTTACTGAATGCTGATTCGCGCAAAAAGAGCAAGAGTTTAATGACAATGAGAAAGATGTTCTCAGAAACGAAAAACGTCGAAGAAATAACTCCAATTATTGAAGAAACAGTAGTTAAAGTGTTAGATAATGACATGTTAGATAGAAATATGGCTGATATTTTATATTCGGTGGAAGCGTTGTGGCCAAAGGCGCCAAATGATTTTATTCGGGAACAAAAAGGGTGA